Proteins co-encoded in one bacterium genomic window:
- a CDS encoding VCBS repeat-containing protein: protein MGRCPLENAIAISAGRFTRGDSDDVLVVQDLGRLELSRGPGRAKTVLDLRRLALLRLGGTSFRTVWQSDPFNCTSSSASEIAGTSWTAGDIDGDGLSELLLFTADSCTVLRFGNDTATATVYGMGGAWVEAGAVCDVNGDSLPEVATMELSRQDTAKTKRLLRLYRMTGTGLVSCGPCSVSVNPGADVRMELLGSARLADYPGELPVVASIYPTLRPSAYKALYWPRQDSLFLTDNPFPWQEWFSKTRVLPAGELTLFNVGDTLVGYGYFVPGARPSGPSQSFAALDDGEWRLLPLQDDARYVSGPVCRFTRNGVPGWLELRDNLFYFYPGEIFRWR from the coding sequence TTGGGTCGATGTCCGCTTGAGAACGCGATTGCCATCAGCGCCGGTCGATTCACAAGAGGCGACTCCGACGATGTCCTAGTCGTTCAGGACCTTGGCCGGTTGGAGCTGTCGCGCGGACCCGGACGGGCAAAGACGGTTCTGGACCTGCGCCGGCTGGCCCTGCTCCGGTTAGGCGGAACGAGCTTCAGAACCGTGTGGCAGAGCGACCCGTTCAACTGCACCAGCTCCTCGGCTTCCGAGATAGCTGGCACGTCCTGGACCGCAGGAGACATCGACGGCGACGGCCTGAGCGAGCTGCTTCTCTTCACCGCTGATTCGTGCACGGTTCTCCGCTTCGGAAACGACACAGCCACAGCGACTGTCTACGGCATGGGCGGCGCGTGGGTCGAGGCGGGAGCAGTCTGCGACGTGAACGGCGACAGCCTGCCCGAGGTAGCAACCATGGAGTTGTCGCGGCAGGATACTGCCAAGACGAAGCGGTTGCTCCGGTTGTATCGGATGACCGGAACCGGGCTTGTGTCATGCGGACCGTGCTCTGTCAGCGTCAACCCGGGAGCCGACGTTCGCATGGAGTTACTGGGCTCGGCCAGGCTCGCGGACTACCCGGGAGAACTCCCGGTCGTCGCCAGCATCTACCCGACTCTCAGACCGAGTGCATACAAGGCCCTGTACTGGCCCAGGCAGGACTCGCTCTTTCTCACCGACAATCCGTTCCCCTGGCAGGAGTGGTTCTCAAAGACCCGCGTCCTGCCGGCCGGCGAACTCACGCTCTTCAATGTCGGCGACACGCTGGTCGGGTACGGCTATTTTGTGCCTGGTGCGCGGCCATCCGGCCCGTCGCAGAGCTTCGCCGCGCTGGATGACGGCGAGTGGCGGCTGTTGCCGCTGCAGGACGACGCGAGGTACGTCTCAGGTCCGGTCTGCCGGTTCACGCGAAACGGCGTTCCCGGCTGGCTCGAACTGCGCGACAACCTGTTCTACTTCTATCCGGGCGAGATCTTCCGCTGGCGCTAG
- a CDS encoding glycyl-radical enzyme activating protein — protein sequence MNPRILSTGLVFNIQEYSVHDGPGIRTTVFLKGCPLRCQWCANPEGQSPHAEVLHVRSRCRHCGTCIASCPQQAIAVGPDGYPRFRREACASCETRDCVRACAAQAIRVAGERWSPKALCERVSSQIRFFRNSGGGVTLSGGEPLAQPDFVNVFLDQCERAGLKVGVETCGLWDWSRLESTVERLDFVYYDLKCVSADLHRQLTGRDNRLILSNLRRLARTRVNVIVSYPVVPGVNTADEEPAAVAGLCRELGICAARLLPYHAFGAAKYEELDREYRMEHVRLPFPEELETIRSEFAGRGIECAVG from the coding sequence TTGAATCCTAGAATCCTCTCCACTGGTCTAGTCTTCAACATCCAGGAGTATTCGGTCCACGACGGTCCAGGGATCCGGACAACTGTCTTCCTCAAGGGCTGTCCCTTGCGTTGTCAGTGGTGCGCGAACCCCGAGGGCCAGTCGCCGCACGCAGAAGTGCTTCACGTCCGGAGCCGGTGCCGCCATTGCGGAACGTGCATCGCGAGCTGTCCGCAGCAGGCAATTGCCGTGGGCCCCGACGGCTATCCCCGGTTCCGTCGTGAGGCGTGCGCTTCGTGCGAGACGCGGGACTGCGTCCGAGCCTGCGCTGCGCAGGCCATCAGGGTCGCAGGCGAGCGTTGGTCGCCCAAGGCCCTGTGTGAACGGGTGTCCAGTCAGATCCGGTTCTTTCGCAACTCGGGAGGCGGTGTAACCCTGTCCGGCGGCGAACCGCTGGCCCAGCCGGACTTCGTCAATGTGTTTCTTGACCAGTGTGAGCGAGCCGGCCTGAAAGTCGGGGTCGAAACCTGCGGCCTGTGGGACTGGAGCCGTCTGGAAAGTACGGTCGAGCGGCTGGATTTCGTCTACTACGACCTGAAGTGTGTGTCGGCCGACCTCCATCGGCAACTCACCGGCCGCGACAACCGGTTGATCCTAAGCAACCTTCGGCGCTTGGCCCGGACCAGGGTGAATGTCATTGTGAGCTATCCGGTTGTGCCCGGGGTCAATACCGCCGACGAAGAGCCTGCCGCTGTGGCGGGCCTGTGCCGGGAACTGGGCATCTGCGCGGCGCGGCTGCTTCCCTACCATGCCTTCGGCGCGGCGAAGTACGAGGAGCTGGACCGCGAGTACCGGATGGAACACGTCCGCTTGCCTTTTCCTGAAGAACTGGAAACCATACGGTCTGAGTTTGCCGGTCGCGGCATCGAGTGCGCTGTTGGTTGA
- a CDS encoding DUF4097 family beta strand repeat-containing protein, with amino-acid sequence MSDERDRILKLLEDGKITADQATRLIEALGSQSAGPEFSRGPHGPFGVERHFRVRGGHRDFGRIPDIVATAVASAMKSGFEPGEERSTDFPGKRHLLVKSVSGDLDVARGDEDKVAVSYTGGMVKVRTSGDQVVVRTMAGDVSATVPADGRLELEVVSGDVSVNDGSARIEVRTVSGDVDIDQSTGGIQVKTVSGDVDLDGVSGSVEVETRSGDIELGATGPISGSLESVSGDVTVDLPEDADLVLELATEEDGDIHVDDDLPHEVLEEHDEYMKLKLGAGSRTLKVTTKIGDIEIGRAEEK; translated from the coding sequence ATGAGTGATGAGAGAGACAGGATTCTGAAACTGCTGGAAGACGGCAAGATTACCGCGGACCAGGCCACGCGCCTGATCGAGGCGCTGGGGTCGCAGAGCGCCGGGCCTGAGTTCAGCCGAGGACCGCACGGTCCGTTCGGAGTGGAGCGGCACTTCCGCGTGCGCGGCGGGCACCGGGACTTCGGGCGGATTCCCGACATCGTGGCCACCGCGGTCGCGTCCGCAATGAAGTCGGGGTTCGAGCCGGGAGAGGAACGAAGCACCGACTTCCCGGGCAAACGCCACCTGCTCGTGAAGAGCGTGAGCGGCGACCTCGACGTGGCCCGCGGCGACGAGGACAAGGTGGCGGTCAGCTACACCGGCGGAATGGTCAAGGTGCGCACGAGCGGCGACCAGGTGGTCGTCCGGACCATGGCCGGCGACGTTTCCGCGACCGTGCCGGCTGACGGCCGGCTGGAGCTTGAAGTCGTGTCCGGCGACGTGTCGGTGAACGACGGCAGCGCGCGCATCGAGGTGAGGACGGTTTCCGGTGACGTGGACATCGACCAATCGACCGGAGGTATCCAGGTGAAGACGGTCTCCGGCGACGTGGACCTCGACGGCGTCAGCGGTAGCGTCGAGGTCGAAACCCGGTCCGGAGACATTGAACTCGGCGCCACCGGCCCGATTTCAGGCAGCCTGGAGTCGGTGAGTGGTGATGTCACCGTGGATCTGCCCGAGGATGCGGACCTCGTGCTTGAGCTCGCGACCGAGGAAGACGGCGACATTCACGTGGACGACGACCTTCCGCACGAAGTGCTGGAAGAGCACGACGAGTACATGAAGCTCAAGCTCGGCGCGGGCAGCAGGACCTTGAAGGTCACCACCAAGATCGGCGACATCGAGATAGGTCGGGCGGAGGAGAAGTAG
- a CDS encoding helix-turn-helix transcriptional regulator: protein MSQSKEMFRFTPEMGLRLRGGMTQQELAVLMGRQGKGNHQLIGKVELGKAPYPSLGFVADYLRACKASFNDITDLLNAYTSQPTVGTSSSPSCRKRIIQNPETREKNPELTRPGTGNRRLGADVNRRFRNRVIQNSGSRVDEKLEARSPDDDSSLKVPMTTGLIRYWPRRPCRTVRTSIVIGLRSPCPTVRGRLSRIVEVGF, encoded by the coding sequence ATGAGCCAGTCGAAAGAGATGTTCAGATTCACGCCCGAGATGGGGCTGAGGTTGCGCGGAGGCATGACCCAGCAGGAACTGGCCGTACTCATGGGCAGGCAAGGGAAAGGCAACCATCAGCTCATCGGCAAGGTCGAACTCGGCAAAGCCCCCTACCCTTCTCTCGGTTTCGTGGCCGATTATCTGCGGGCCTGCAAGGCTTCGTTCAACGACATCACCGACCTGCTCAACGCCTACACCTCGCAGCCAACCGTGGGCACAAGCTCAAGCCCAAGCTGCAGGAAGCGGATAATTCAGAATCCAGAAACCAGAGAAAAGAATCCAGAATTGACCAGACCAGGGACTGGGAACCGGAGGCTGGGAGCCGACGTGAACCGCAGATTCAGGAACCGAGTAATCCAGAATTCAGGATCCAGAGTTGACGAGAAACTCGAAGCTCGAAGTCCGGATGACGACTCAAGCTTGAAAGTCCCTATGACGACCGGACTCATTCGGTATTGGCCACGGCGCCCCTGTCGGACAGTGCGGACTTCAATCGTCATTGGCCTCCGCAGTCCCTGTCCGACAGTGCGTGGCCGACTATCTCGGATTGTTGAAGTCGGGTTCTAA
- a CDS encoding KTSC domain-containing protein, with protein MSLNRQSETRQSVAEGCLCSVAYHPKSKILILEFPRDGAYLYHNVPVSAYEKLSRSPVVRASFVRGSRHRYSVVSTA; from the coding sequence GTGAGCCTGAACCGGCAGTCGGAGACGAGGCAGAGCGTGGCTGAGGGTTGCCTGTGCTCTGTCGCCTACCACCCGAAGTCAAAGATCCTCATTCTTGAGTTCCCGCGCGATGGCGCCTACCTCTATCACAATGTGCCGGTGAGCGCCTACGAGAAGCTAAGTCGCTCCCCGGTAGTACGCGCGTCTTTCGTCAGAGGCAGTCGCCATCGTTACTCGGTAGTCTCCACAGCGTGA
- a CDS encoding DUF2089 domain-containing protein, with translation MARKGLVSRCPVCESDMAVSELTCESCGTSVRGRFRVPDLCRLPDDLYQFLLVFVKNRGVIRDVEKELGISYPTVRSRLDAVLSALGFSESVGKADNAQVIEMLERGEITPEEAEKMLRGGEGMKTED, from the coding sequence ATGGCACGAAAAGGACTAGTTTCCCGATGTCCGGTCTGCGAATCGGACATGGCTGTATCGGAGTTGACCTGCGAGTCGTGCGGGACATCAGTGCGGGGCCGGTTTCGAGTGCCCGACCTCTGCCGCCTGCCCGACGACCTGTACCAGTTCCTGCTGGTCTTTGTGAAAAACCGCGGGGTCATCCGCGACGTGGAAAAGGAACTGGGCATCTCGTATCCGACGGTGCGGTCACGCCTGGACGCGGTCCTGTCCGCGCTCGGGTTCTCCGAGAGCGTGGGCAAGGCCGACAACGCGCAGGTCATCGAGATGCTCGAACGCGGCGAGATTACGCCGGAAGAGGCGGAGAAGATGCTGCGCGGAGGCGAAGGAATGAAGACTGAGGACTGA
- a CDS encoding UPF0158 family protein codes for MRVLRVSTRDLLFAMENRVPGTTHYLNTETGEVIPAFGFNRDQILAEIRQSPKRYLRLAPQAGRFGYDSMVEFARTVSRLELRAELEAALDGPGVYRRFRTVLKNEPRELHRWHQFQGERVAGRLRKRLEAEGIAIELISDNE; via the coding sequence GTGCGTGTACTCCGAGTTTCGACCCGGGACCTCCTGTTCGCAATGGAGAATCGCGTACCGGGCACGACTCACTACCTGAACACCGAAACCGGCGAGGTAATTCCCGCGTTCGGATTCAACCGCGACCAGATTCTGGCTGAAATCCGGCAGTCCCCAAAACGCTACCTGCGTCTGGCTCCACAGGCCGGCCGCTTCGGCTACGACTCCATGGTCGAGTTTGCTCGTACGGTCAGTCGGCTGGAACTCCGTGCCGAACTTGAGGCCGCGCTTGACGGCCCCGGTGTGTACCGCCGGTTTCGTACCGTGCTCAAGAACGAGCCACGCGAACTCCATCGCTGGCACCAGTTCCAAGGTGAGAGAGTTGCGGGCAGGCTGCGTAAGCGGCTCGAAGCCGAAGGCATCGCCATCGAGCTCATCTCCGACAACGAGTAA
- a CDS encoding SIMPL domain-containing protein (The SIMPL domain is named for its presence in mouse protein SIMPL (signalling molecule that associates with mouse pelle-like kinase). Bacterial member BP26, from Brucella, was shown to assemble into a channel-like structure, while YggE from E. coli has been associated with resistance to oxidative stress.), with product MRTVVAAILGLSFVAGAAVFGNFFYRARAQDNTIRVVGAATKRYDSDIVKWRVSVGRNTGLGDASAGYPDTRKAFKALMAALKAAGIGDSEISVQPINRTPVTDNNGNSTGYSFSQSVYVISKDIATVEKLALNPDEMFLRGVALQSSALEYYFSRLPDIKKELLAEAARDARQRAVEIAKNSGAGIGAMRSARAGVFQITEPYSTEVSDYGIYNTSTRQKDVTVTVTTEFGVR from the coding sequence ATGCGAACAGTCGTCGCCGCTATTCTCGGACTGAGTTTCGTGGCCGGAGCCGCAGTATTTGGGAACTTCTTCTATCGCGCGCGGGCTCAGGACAACACCATCCGCGTGGTTGGCGCGGCCACCAAGCGGTACGATTCGGACATCGTGAAGTGGCGGGTGTCGGTCGGCCGGAACACCGGGTTGGGAGACGCGAGCGCGGGCTATCCCGACACCAGGAAGGCATTCAAGGCGCTGATGGCGGCGTTGAAAGCAGCCGGCATCGGCGACTCCGAGATATCGGTGCAGCCCATCAATCGGACCCCCGTCACCGACAACAACGGCAATAGCACCGGGTACAGCTTCAGCCAGAGCGTGTATGTGATATCGAAGGACATTGCCACGGTCGAGAAGCTCGCGCTCAATCCCGACGAGATGTTCCTGCGGGGCGTAGCGCTCCAGTCGTCCGCGCTGGAGTACTACTTCTCCAGGCTGCCCGACATCAAGAAAGAACTGCTGGCCGAGGCCGCGCGTGACGCGAGACAGCGGGCAGTAGAAATCGCGAAGAACTCCGGGGCCGGCATCGGCGCCATGCGCTCGGCCAGGGCCGGCGTTTTCCAGATCACCGAACCTTATTCGACCGAGGTCTCCGACTACGGCATCTACAACACCTCGACCCGCCAGAAGGACGTGACCGTCACGGTCACGACCGAGTTCGGCGTTCGGTAA
- a CDS encoding DUF308 domain-containing protein: MPSPPTPPTAANRRTGRSLSGLQLAYILCRNWWVLLVRGVITIAFGIIVVMLVRLQQPFSAYALVDGILGVGIVAGEIPGRPYWWVLLVRGLASAGAGLLMFFSPPAALLEHLFYVAGWMTVTGVADIMTAYYLRKKLGGEWLLVLGGIASFVFAGLVIALSGSGTLALARVIAAYGVFCGVVVGILAFRARMASLPPA, from the coding sequence GTGCCGTCTCCGCCGACCCCGCCCACCGCTGCAAACCGCAGGACAGGCAGGAGCCTCTCCGGCCTGCAACTGGCTTACATTCTCTGCCGCAACTGGTGGGTGCTGTTGGTGCGGGGTGTCATCACGATTGCGTTCGGCATCATAGTCGTGATGCTGGTGAGGCTTCAGCAGCCCTTTAGTGCGTACGCCCTCGTGGACGGGATCCTCGGAGTCGGAATAGTCGCCGGGGAGATTCCGGGACGTCCATATTGGTGGGTGCTGCTTGTGCGGGGACTCGCTAGTGCGGGGGCCGGACTGCTGATGTTCTTCTCACCGCCCGCAGCCTTGCTGGAGCATCTCTTCTATGTGGCAGGCTGGATGACGGTCACGGGAGTTGCGGACATCATGACGGCATACTACCTGCGGAAGAAACTGGGCGGCGAGTGGCTGCTTGTCCTTGGCGGCATTGCGTCCTTCGTGTTCGCGGGCCTGGTCATTGCGCTGTCGGGCAGCGGTACGCTGGCGCTTGCTCGTGTGATCGCGGCATACGGCGTCTTCTGCGGTGTGGTTGTCGGGATTCTGGCGTTCCGGGCGCGCATGGCGTCGCTGCCTCCGGCATAG
- a CDS encoding M1 family aminopeptidase: MKKLVLVGITLFVLAAVAQTFHEGKYVTAPYPPLMPGDSTHDFDVRFYRADVKLPMTSGAMTARARIDLTPRHDNFDTFSLHMDSLVCDSVRRAGNTCTFTTPAGLLHITLDRSFSNGESLTVDIYYHRNSGSFYQGFYWYAKGSSGIPHAICYSTTEPSDARYWIPCFDEPWDKAERGCQINVTTPDSMSACSNGIRDSVTTSGGLRTCWWTEHYPISTYLMTFAASRWTSFKQWFPTSPGESLYMQHFNWPEDSASAVNAYAHTVDMITFFEDSSRYGPYPFEKYGMVEAYPFQWGGMENQTMTMVHRQWVLYGDDNGISHEMSHQWWGDHVTCLDWRNIWLNEGFATNSADLYTWHSSGLSAFYSSIDNEAQEYFSEEDAGPRPVYNPPYPDHVFDVGHTYDKAAWVQHMLRYVEGDTIWSQPGIFFRSMRAYGDSFAYGNASTADYERVHEHMTGLNLSWFFNEWIYDMGYPIYSLGWEGRQNGGGWEVVLQLTQNNSSGAPAVFHMPVEVKVNWSGDSATFRYDVTTSPQQNVFAVGGQPTSVTFNPNDWILCQSSTHVGIAQGPSVPYRTALRLTGSNPSVGPVRLAYDLGSAAPVRIDIYDGSGRLTRTLFEGQRSAGRYSATWDRRASDGHTVPAGAYFCRLSTGSESRTVRLVLAG; the protein is encoded by the coding sequence ATGAAGAAGCTGGTCCTTGTCGGTATTACCCTTTTTGTCCTGGCGGCCGTCGCCCAGACGTTCCACGAGGGCAAGTACGTGACCGCGCCGTATCCGCCGCTCATGCCGGGCGACTCGACCCACGACTTCGACGTTCGATTCTACCGTGCGGACGTCAAACTGCCGATGACGTCCGGAGCGATGACTGCGCGCGCGCGTATCGACCTGACGCCGCGCCACGACAACTTCGACACGTTCAGCCTGCACATGGACAGCCTGGTCTGCGACTCGGTGCGTCGAGCCGGCAATACCTGTACGTTTACGACCCCCGCCGGCTTGTTGCACATCACTCTTGACCGCTCGTTTTCCAATGGTGAATCGCTGACTGTCGATATCTACTACCATCGGAACTCCGGCAGCTTTTATCAAGGGTTCTACTGGTATGCGAAGGGTTCTTCAGGCATCCCGCACGCCATCTGTTACTCGACGACTGAGCCCTCCGACGCACGGTACTGGATACCGTGCTTTGATGAGCCGTGGGACAAGGCCGAGCGCGGCTGCCAGATCAACGTCACCACTCCTGATTCGATGAGCGCCTGCTCCAACGGTATCCGGGACAGCGTCACGACTTCGGGCGGCCTGAGGACGTGCTGGTGGACTGAGCATTACCCGATATCAACGTACCTGATGACGTTCGCCGCCTCACGCTGGACCAGCTTCAAGCAGTGGTTCCCGACGAGTCCGGGTGAATCGCTCTACATGCAGCACTTCAACTGGCCCGAGGATTCGGCTTCTGCGGTCAATGCGTACGCGCATACCGTTGACATGATAACCTTCTTCGAGGACTCGTCGCGCTACGGCCCCTATCCCTTCGAGAAATACGGGATGGTCGAGGCTTACCCATTCCAGTGGGGCGGGATGGAGAACCAGACCATGACAATGGTTCACAGGCAGTGGGTTCTCTACGGCGACGACAACGGCATCAGCCACGAGATGTCTCACCAATGGTGGGGAGACCACGTCACCTGTCTTGACTGGCGGAACATCTGGCTCAATGAAGGGTTCGCCACCAATTCGGCCGACCTGTATACGTGGCATTCCTCCGGGTTGTCCGCGTTCTACAGCAGCATCGACAACGAGGCCCAGGAGTACTTCTCCGAAGAGGACGCTGGTCCGCGCCCCGTGTACAACCCGCCGTATCCGGACCATGTCTTCGACGTGGGTCACACCTACGACAAGGCCGCCTGGGTGCAGCACATGCTGCGGTATGTTGAGGGAGACACAATCTGGTCCCAGCCAGGCATTTTCTTCAGGTCCATGCGGGCATACGGCGACAGCTTCGCTTATGGCAACGCCAGCACCGCTGACTACGAGCGCGTCCACGAACACATGACCGGTCTGAACCTGAGCTGGTTCTTCAATGAATGGATCTATGACATGGGCTACCCCATCTACTCCCTCGGATGGGAGGGACGCCAGAACGGCGGCGGCTGGGAGGTAGTGCTCCAGCTCACGCAGAACAACAGCAGCGGAGCGCCGGCAGTATTCCACATGCCGGTGGAGGTGAAGGTGAACTGGTCGGGCGACAGCGCCACATTCCGCTATGACGTGACGACCAGCCCACAACAGAACGTATTCGCGGTCGGTGGGCAGCCGACCAGCGTCACGTTCAACCCGAACGACTGGATTCTCTGCCAGAGCAGCACACACGTCGGGATTGCGCAGGGGCCGTCCGTACCGTACCGCACTGCACTGCGCCTGACCGGGTCGAATCCGTCAGTGGGACCGGTGCGGCTGGCCTACGATCTCGGGTCTGCTGCGCCGGTGCGCATAGACATCTACGACGGCAGCGGTCGACTCACCAGGACCCTGTTTGAAGGTCAGAGATCGGCTGGACGCTACTCGGCAACCTGGGACCGGAGAGCGAGCGACGGTCATACCGTCCCTGCCGGCGCCTACTTCTGCCGCCTGAGCACGGGCAGCGAAAGCCGGACCGTGCGGTTGGTGCTGGCCGGCTGA
- a CDS encoding pyruvate formate lyase family protein, whose protein sequence is MNTSRLATDFEPREVAGSPSSPRAEAMRERYLAEPLVVDAEYMRLYTEAHRRTDGRNVLERRAECHAYALENLTPVIRSFEPFVGSKTRYVRGAIPYCHYASQYILREFRNEEHEAQDKVTDLGTGGGIARTREMAASGEYEFFSGKFLLSREDKRWLRESAEYWAGKCMQDVGDDLWKRTFEAAAYIENGWRAILYTAPHDPAPEGRYVLDFETALAQGFNGVIKRLREKIRQAEVADYRSAEKVFFWRAGIRVLEATVRWAAKYAAKARELAAAEIDDARRKELLDIAERCERVPAEPPRDFREAMQAFWFTYLAGHIEGAQLGYSPGRFDRYMYPYYQRDRAAGRITDAEVLELLEALRVKMTEIEYVASFSWEGLGSGNLYQNMILGGTDEHGRPGDNELSRLVLQAAINCQTTQPTLSIWYDDALSEAFLLKAVECVKTGCGFPAWFNLKVYLQHELQKTGLPLSTIRKYAAMGGCTEPTLEGMSYGVVQAGFINHMKLFELALYGGVDPRTGIQFDSSPVPGTYAELVAAYRFHLERAIRNWQRYWNYAMAAHRETCNLIYSSVLVRDCVERGLSLDDGGAVQNGTPTTLSSGLVNVVNALSAVRQLVDEERTCTLDELRKACSANWDGHEDLHRRAIAAPKWGNNDDRADAIYLDLFETYCDFVSRQTNYLGKPYDPSMLAISTHTPFGKACLATPDGRYAGESLCDGVTSPQPGTDTKGPLSVLLSAGKVDHTRIRGGLHNLKLHPSALRGSDGARKLIALIRTYFESTGFQLQFNVVDTRMLRDAQVNPQNYRDLIVRVAGFSAFFVELSRSIQDQIIARTEHGL, encoded by the coding sequence ATGAACACAAGTCGGTTAGCAACGGATTTCGAACCACGCGAAGTCGCGGGCTCACCATCGAGCCCCCGGGCAGAAGCTATGCGCGAGCGCTACCTGGCCGAGCCGCTCGTGGTTGACGCCGAGTACATGCGGCTGTACACCGAGGCCCACCGGCGTACCGACGGCCGAAACGTACTCGAGCGTCGCGCCGAGTGCCATGCCTACGCGCTCGAGAACCTCACGCCGGTCATCCGTTCCTTCGAACCTTTCGTGGGCAGCAAGACCCGGTATGTGCGGGGCGCGATACCCTACTGCCACTACGCATCTCAATACATACTGCGTGAGTTCCGCAACGAAGAGCATGAGGCCCAGGATAAGGTAACTGACCTCGGTACCGGAGGGGGTATTGCCCGGACGCGCGAAATGGCCGCAAGCGGCGAGTACGAGTTCTTCTCCGGGAAGTTCCTCTTGTCCCGCGAGGACAAGCGCTGGCTCAGGGAAAGCGCCGAGTACTGGGCGGGCAAATGCATGCAGGACGTAGGCGACGACCTCTGGAAGAGGACATTTGAGGCCGCAGCCTACATCGAGAATGGCTGGCGTGCGATTCTCTACACCGCGCCGCATGACCCCGCGCCTGAGGGCCGGTACGTGCTCGACTTCGAGACCGCGCTGGCGCAGGGGTTCAACGGTGTCATCAAGCGGCTGCGGGAGAAGATCCGGCAGGCGGAGGTGGCCGACTACCGCTCCGCCGAAAAGGTCTTCTTCTGGCGCGCCGGCATCCGGGTGCTGGAAGCCACGGTACGCTGGGCCGCGAAGTACGCCGCCAAGGCTCGCGAGCTGGCCGCGGCCGAGATCGACGATGCCCGGCGCAAGGAGCTGCTCGATATCGCGGAGCGGTGCGAGCGCGTGCCCGCCGAGCCGCCCCGCGACTTCCGCGAGGCGATGCAGGCATTCTGGTTCACGTATCTGGCCGGTCATATCGAAGGGGCTCAGCTCGGGTACAGCCCGGGCCGGTTCGACCGCTACATGTATCCTTACTACCAGCGGGACCGCGCGGCCGGTCGGATTACCGATGCCGAGGTGCTGGAACTGCTCGAGGCCCTGCGCGTCAAGATGACCGAGATCGAGTACGTCGCTTCCTTCTCCTGGGAAGGTCTGGGCTCGGGCAACCTGTACCAGAATATGATACTGGGTGGCACCGATGAGCACGGCCGCCCCGGGGATAACGAGCTATCGCGGCTCGTGCTGCAGGCTGCCATTAACTGCCAGACGACCCAACCGACGTTGTCGATCTGGTACGACGATGCCCTGAGCGAGGCGTTTCTGCTCAAGGCAGTGGAGTGCGTCAAGACGGGCTGCGGTTTCCCGGCCTGGTTCAACCTGAAAGTCTACCTTCAGCACGAACTGCAGAAGACCGGTTTGCCGCTTTCGACCATCCGCAAGTACGCGGCCATGGGCGGCTGCACCGAACCAACCCTCGAGGGTATGAGCTACGGTGTCGTCCAGGCTGGCTTTATCAACCACATGAAGTTGTTCGAACTCGCCCTGTATGGCGGCGTCGACCCACGCACCGGGATTCAGTTTGATTCCAGCCCGGTGCCCGGAACCTATGCCGAGCTGGTCGCGGCCTACCGCTTCCACCTGGAGCGCGCCATCCGCAACTGGCAGCGCTACTGGAACTACGCCATGGCCGCGCACCGTGAGACCTGCAATCTCATCTACTCTTCGGTGCTGGTGCGTGACTGCGTAGAGCGAGGTCTTTCGCTCGACGACGGCGGCGCAGTCCAGAACGGCACGCCGACTACGCTGAGCTCCGGTCTGGTCAACGTTGTCAATGCCCTGAGCGCCGTGAGGCAACTAGTGGATGAAGAACGGACATGCACACTCGATGAGTTGCGCAAGGCCTGCAGCGCCAACTGGGATGGGCATGAAGACTTGCACCGCCGGGCAATTGCCGCCCCCAAGTGGGGTAACAACGACGACCGGGCCGATGCCATCTACCTCGACCTTTTCGAAACATACTGTGACTTCGTATCCCGGCAGACGAACTACTTGGGCAAGCCCTACGATCCTTCGATGCTGGCGATCAGTACTCACACACCCTTTGGCAAGGCCTGCCTGGCGACGCCGGACGGCAGGTACGCCGGCGAATCACTGTGCGACGGCGTCACCTCGCCTCAGCCCGGTACTGATACCAAAGGGCCACTCTCGGTTCTGCTCTCCGCCGGCAAGGTGGACCACACGCGTATAAGGGGTGGCCTGCACAATCTCAAACTCCACCCTTCAGCCCTGCGCGGCAGCGACGGCGCGCGCAAGCTCATTGCCCTGATACGCACTTACTTTGAATCAACGGGCTTCCAACTCCAGTTCAACGTCGTCGATACGAGGATGCTCCGCGATGCTCAGGTCAACCCGCAGAATTACCGCGATCTGATCGTGCGGGTCGCCGGGTTCAGCGCTTTCTTTGTCGAACTCAGCCGGTCGATTCAGGACCAGATCATCGCGCGCACAGAGCACGGACTGTGA